From a region of the Sebastes umbrosus isolate fSebUmb1 chromosome 10, fSebUmb1.pri, whole genome shotgun sequence genome:
- the chrm3a gene encoding muscarinic acetylcholine receptor M3 has protein sequence MSSNSTDPGLFLTANTSLPAAGAYPPSNALHQGGSRETPWLFHVNTLDYNSSSTSKFSNLTSEPQDGNITAPLDPLGGHPLWQVFIIVLLTGMLSLVTIIGNILVVVSFKVNRQLKTVNNYFLLSLAVADLIIGVISMNLYTAYLVMGYWAMGSWACDMWLAVDYVASNASVMNLLVISFDRYFSITRPLTYRAKRTTKRAGIMIGLAWFVSLVLWAPAILLWQYFEGQRTVPSDECYIQFLTEPTITFCTAVAAFYLPVTIMSVLYWRIYQETQNRSKELVGLQGSGSRGGIGGRGGNGGGEKARFVHQTGSSKSCSSYELTRLSRRRSTCRELVGRFHCWPGVRSWRPGSIRQGEGDPDQSSSDSWNNNDAAISLDHSGSSEDEDCGGKETSHAIFSIVLSLPGIKAAVNSQLTSCEDLDAATEEDPLKGAEYNRDSLSPATTDTTAATTPVGEIGSENSYHQRFCSRKIQSMPTIQATSNQDSDGPPTTTTTAADNTTTSTTTKSPSVPLSFKDAALAKRFAARARTQITKRKRMSLVKEKKAAQTLSAILFAFIITWTPYNIMVLINTFCNVCIPETLWAVGYWLCYVNSTVNPMCYALCNKTFRTTFKMILLCRWDQKKRRKQQFQQRQSVVFHRRIPREST, from the coding sequence ATGAGCTCCAACAGCACAGACCCTGGTCTCTTCCTGACTGCAAACACCTCACTACCAGCAGCCGGAGCCTACCCACCATCCAATGCTCTCCACCAAGGAGGAAGTAGAGAAACCCCCTGGCTTTTTCATGTGAATACCCTGGATTATAATTCCTCTTCCACCAGCAAATTCTCAAACCTCACCTCAGAACCCCAAGATGGGAACATAACTGCACCCCTCGATCCCTTGGGTGGCCACCCTTTGTGGCAGGTTTTCATCATTGTCTTGCTGACAGGCATGCTGTCACTGGTCACCATCATCGGCAACATCCTGGTGGTGGTATCCTTCAAGGTTAATCGCCAGCTAAAGACAGTCAATAACTACTTCCTGCTGAGCTTGGCTGTGGCGGACCTCATCATAGGGGTCATCTCCATGAACCTCTACACAGCTTATCTTGTGATGGGCTACTGGGCCATGGGCAGCTGGGCCTGCGACATGTGGCTGGCTGTAGACTATGTGGCCAGCAATGCATCAGTTATGAACTTACTGGTCATCAGCTTTGACCGCTACTTTTCTATCACCAGGCCTTTGACCTACCGGGCCAAACGGACCACAAAGCGAGCTGGGATCATGATCGGCCTAGCCTGGTTTGTTTCTCTTGTTCTGTGGGCCCCCGCCATCCTACTATGGCAGTATTTTGAGGGTCAAAGGACAGTACCCTCAGATGAGTGCTATATTCAGTTCCTCACAGAGCCCACTATAACCTTCTGCACAGCCGTGGCGGCTTTCTACCTGCCTGTGACGATAATGAGTGTTCTCTACTGGCGCATTTACCAGGAGACCCAGAACCGTTCGAAGGAGCTAGTTGGGTTGCAGGGTTCAGGGAGTCGTGGTGGGATAGGGGGAAGAGGTGGTAATGGCGGAGGCGAGAAAGCCCGTTTTGTCCATCAGACAGGAAGTTCTAAAAGTTGCAGCAGCTATGAGCTGACCAGGTTGTCCCGGAGGAGGAGCACATGTCGGGAGCTGGTTGGCCGCTTCCACTGCTGGCCTGGGGTTCGTTCTTGGAGACCTGGTAGTATCCGGCAGGGGGAGGGTGATCCAGACCAGAGCAGCAGCGACAGCTGGAACAACAACGATGCTGCAATCTCGTTGGACCACTCTGGGTCTTCAGAGGATGAGGACTGTGGGGGCAAAGAGACGAGTCATGCTATTTTCTCCATTGTTCTCAGCCTGCCTGGTATAAAGGCTGCTGTCAACTCCCAACTCACCTCATGTGAGGATCTAGATGCAGCCACTGAGGAGGATCCCCTCAAGGGAGCAGAGTATAACCGAGACAGCCTCTCCCCAGCCACCACTGACACCACTGCCGCCACTACTCCCGTTGGAGAAATCGGTTCCGAAAATAGCTACCATCAACGCTTCTGCTCACGCAAGATTCAATCAATGCCTACCATCCAGGCGACCTCTAACCAAGACTCGGATGGTCCTCCAACAACTACTACCACAGCCGCCGACAATActaccaccagcaccaccaccaaaTCCCCCTCTGTCCCATTGTCCTTCAAAGATGCAGCTCTGGCGAAGCGTTTTGCAGCCCGAGCCCGGACTCAGATCACAAAGAGGAAGCGCATGTCCTTAGTGAAAGAGAAGAAGGCGGCTCAAACTCTCAGTGCCATCCTCTTTGCATTCATCATCACATGGACACCTTACAACATCATGGTGCTGATCAATACCTTCTGTAATGTTTGCATCCCGGAGACCCTGTGGGCAGTAGGGTACTGGCTGTGCTACGTCAACAGCACCGTCAACCCTATGTGCTACGCCCTGTGCAACAAGACTTTCCGTACAACCTTTAAGATGATACTGCTGTGCCGCTGGGAccagaaaaaaaggaggaagcaGCAGTTCCAGCAGAGGCAGTCGGTGGTATTCCACAGGAGGATTCCCAGAGAGTCCACGTAA